The Marinobacter sp. SS13-12 region CCCTGGTCGTGGCGGCGACGCTGCTCCGTGAAGTGCCCGGGACAACTGGCAGCGACCACGGCACGCCATTGCCCAAGCGGTGGTACTGGCAACGGCGCCACCTCTCCTGGCTCGCCGCTGGCACCCTGGCACAGGGCGGGGCCTTTGCCCTGGTCACCTGTTTTGCGCTTTATATTCGTGAGCTCGGCCCCCAGGCGTTCCCCACCGCAACCACAACCGGCGTGCTGCACGCCCTGGCCTGGGCCTCCACCTTCCTTGCCGGCAGCTACTGGGGCAGGCGCAATGACCAGGGCCAGGCCAGCGACAGCTTCATCCTTGCGTCGGCCGGGTGCGGCGCCGCCATCCTGGCACTGATCTGGGTGGACAGCCTTTGGCTGGTTGCGCTGCTGCGCCTTGCACAGGGGTTCTTCTTCGCCGCTCTGATCCAGTCGGTCATGTACAGCGTGAGCGACCAAGTGGCACCGGGCCAGCAAGGGCAGGCCATAGGGACCGCAAAGAGTGCCCTGGTCACCGGCCAGTTGATCGGTCCACTGGTGGCCGCCGCTACCTATTCACTGTTCCAGGCCGCAGGCGCCATGACAGTTACCGCCGGATTCTTCCTGGCTGCCAGCCTCCTGATGACGACCTTCAGATATTCAACCTACCCAGAGGTAACCCACTCATGACGT contains the following coding sequences:
- a CDS encoding MFS transporter translates to MKPQPNVFTLLFCCQFLATFGLMVLVPVMPLYLEKLTTSTNASAAWASVALAAPAIGGLLTAPVVGRLADRWGYRTVLFLALAGFCLSLVLMSTAGNLVLFLFARVLLGLCGISVAIMAYTSHTTGLPGAGLSRGVALGKLQSAQAAACLSGPLLGGLFMDLWGMELLLNLTAAVTCVALVVAATLLREVPGTTGSDHGTPLPKRWYWQRRHLSWLAAGTLAQGGAFALVTCFALYIRELGPQAFPTATTTGVLHALAWASTFLAGSYWGRRNDQGQASDSFILASAGCGAAILALIWVDSLWLVALLRLAQGFFFAALIQSVMYSVSDQVAPGQQGQAIGTAKSALVTGQLIGPLVAAATYSLFQAAGAMTVTAGFFLAASLLMTTFRYSTYPEVTHS